The following coding sequences are from one Methanosarcina sp. WWM596 window:
- a CDS encoding RAMP superfamily CRISPR-associated protein, translated as MNNPHWLESREIVERIIIRGNLILETPAYFGSGDHDEIVDISLDLDPLEGRTLLTGASLAGALRSYLRECEHGFGKQGDKKSLYMNLFGNNENDEGEQSLLIVNDSLGEKPKIELRDGIKIDGKTRTAIDKGKFDFELIEAGTCFPIEIELLIPREEKRKEKLLLSLAIALHGLEKGEISLGFRKRRGFGRCRVKKWNVYRYDLTTPKGLIGWLNLDKREEKSGQNILTLLGISESELLDKRCIFQMDATFLLDGSMIIRSGYDEVNAPDTVHLHSKRNNKSVPVLSGTSLAGALRARALRIANTIQNSTTTSKDNKKAREMINNLFGPEIEKTEDKAFASKLITAETEIINPLKLVQQRIKIDRFTGSSFPTALFDEQPVFEQSGTKVKLKVQIQKPDNAQIGLLLLLLKDLWTRDLPLGGEASIGRGRLIGQEVELSYKMEGSNYQEWRLKQKYNGKLEIVGDREKLEDFVNNFVSNFSEEIQHGTRDLKAKM; from the coding sequence ATGAATAATCCTCACTGGTTGGAAAGTCGTGAAATTGTAGAAAGGATCATTATTCGTGGAAACCTCATCTTGGAAACTCCTGCATATTTTGGATCCGGTGATCATGATGAAATTGTGGACATTTCATTAGATTTAGATCCTCTAGAAGGTCGGACTTTGCTAACAGGAGCATCTTTAGCTGGAGCTTTACGAAGTTACTTGCGAGAATGTGAACATGGGTTTGGAAAACAAGGGGACAAAAAATCCCTGTACATGAATCTTTTTGGCAATAATGAAAATGATGAAGGAGAGCAAAGTCTTCTTATCGTTAATGATTCTTTGGGTGAAAAACCAAAAATCGAATTAAGAGATGGGATAAAAATTGATGGTAAAACCCGAACTGCAATAGATAAAGGTAAATTTGATTTTGAATTGATCGAAGCAGGTACTTGTTTTCCTATTGAAATAGAATTACTTATCCCTAGGGAAGAAAAAAGAAAAGAAAAACTGCTTCTTAGTCTTGCTATTGCTTTACACGGACTGGAGAAGGGAGAAATTTCATTAGGTTTTCGTAAGCGAAGAGGTTTTGGTAGGTGCAGGGTAAAAAAGTGGAATGTATACAGGTATGACTTAACCACTCCCAAAGGATTGATTGGTTGGTTGAATCTGGATAAAAGGGAAGAAAAGAGTGGGCAGAATATTTTAACTTTGTTAGGTATAAGTGAATCGGAATTGTTGGATAAAAGATGTATATTCCAGATGGATGCTACTTTTTTGTTAGACGGTTCCATGATTATCAGGTCCGGATACGATGAAGTAAATGCTCCTGACACTGTACACCTTCATTCAAAAAGAAATAATAAATCAGTTCCTGTTTTAAGTGGTACCAGTTTAGCAGGAGCACTGCGAGCAAGAGCTCTTCGCATAGCAAATACAATACAAAACAGTACAACAACCAGTAAAGATAATAAAAAAGCCAGAGAAATGATAAACAATTTGTTTGGACCGGAGATTGAGAAAACTGAAGACAAAGCCTTTGCAAGTAAACTAATAACGGCTGAGACAGAAATAATAAATCCCCTGAAGCTTGTACAGCAACGTATCAAGATAGATCGTTTTACAGGCAGTTCTTTTCCGACCGCTCTTTTTGATGAACAACCAGTTTTTGAACAAAGTGGTACAAAAGTCAAATTAAAAGTGCAAATCCAAAAACCGGATAATGCTCAAATAGGGCTATTATTGCTCCTGTTGAAAGACCTCTGGACTAGAGACTTGCCGCTGGGCGGCGAAGCAAGTATTGGAAGAGGACGCCTAATCGGGCAGGAAGTAGAATTGTCCTACAAAATGGAAGGATCAAATTATCAGGAATGGAGATTAAAACAAAAATATAACGGAAAACTCGAAATTGTTGGAGACAGGGAAAAACTTGAGGATTTTGTAAACAATTTTGTAAGCAATTTTTCGGAGGAGATTCAGCATGGTACCAGAGATCTCAAAGCTAAAATGTGA
- a CDS encoding RAMP superfamily CRISPR-associated protein: MKTFRLKFTTKSDSTFGKGDGLAGLVDVEVMHDKYGLPFLNGRTLKGLLQEECANILFSLKEQNLEVDLLEEFYKSAQHLFGNPGSSDSDKSILHISNATLPEDLKKLIKHELHNKKINSSEILNSLTSIRRQTSIDEISGAPKKGALRSMRVILRETPFEAELSFTKDPSGLDLPLLAACVKAFRKAGTGRNRGRGKLVSVLCDENGTNISENHFKKFCEKVML, encoded by the coding sequence ATGAAAACATTTCGGTTGAAGTTCACTACAAAAAGTGACTCAACTTTTGGTAAGGGAGATGGTTTAGCAGGATTAGTAGACGTAGAAGTAATGCATGATAAATATGGATTACCTTTTTTGAATGGGAGAACTTTGAAAGGTTTACTTCAAGAAGAGTGCGCAAACATCCTTTTTTCCTTAAAGGAACAAAATCTTGAAGTTGATTTACTGGAAGAATTTTATAAATCCGCACAGCATCTTTTTGGAAATCCAGGTAGTAGTGATTCGGACAAATCTATTCTTCATATAAGTAATGCAACTCTCCCAGAAGATTTAAAAAAATTGATCAAACACGAGCTACATAATAAAAAAATAAATAGTTCTGAAATACTTAATTCTTTAACTTCAATTCGCCGTCAAACTTCAATTGATGAAATTTCAGGAGCACCAAAGAAAGGAGCTCTGCGTTCAATGAGGGTTATACTTAGAGAAACACCATTTGAAGCGGAACTATCTTTTACAAAAGATCCTTCCGGTTTAGACTTACCCTTGCTAGCTGCCTGTGTAAAAGCTTTCAGGAAAGCTGGTACAGGTCGTAATCGTGGAAGGGGTAAACTTGTTTCTGTTCTTTGTGACGAAAATGGAACAAATATTAGTGAAAATCATTTTAAGAAATTTTGCGAGAAGGTGATGCTATGA